One part of the Arachidicoccus terrestris genome encodes these proteins:
- a CDS encoding DUF262 domain-containing protein has translation MVIDNSQKIKIEQKFETAQNSLVLQQSDLSLQSVSDMVANESIDISPKYQRRERWNDDKESELIESFLLNIPVPPIYLAEDEYGIYSVIDGKQRITAIHKFLSGNLKLKNLNKFQELDGLYFSDLPLKLSNALKIRPYLRVVTLLRQSDPDLKHEVFLRLNKAGVPLNSQEIRNVAYRGNFNDLLFELSEETYLKQQLKSTRESKNYKEMIDVQYVLRFFTIREYWKSFHGNMDKAMDEFMAKNYKNDPSTVAAQKRIFKNALKFCETIWGNEGFMKPDSNRRIMQGFFDIQMVCCTFLNEAQYKKAMKSSAKVKSGLKNLLKNDKDFEESVSQFTSNAKNVQKRISTFINVLKQI, from the coding sequence ATGGTAATTGATAATAGCCAGAAAATAAAGATTGAACAAAAGTTCGAGACAGCTCAAAATTCTTTGGTATTACAACAATCTGACCTTTCACTTCAATCCGTTTCTGATATGGTAGCAAATGAATCAATAGACATAAGTCCAAAATATCAAAGAAGGGAACGATGGAATGATGATAAAGAATCAGAATTAATTGAGTCATTTTTACTCAATATTCCAGTACCTCCTATTTATTTGGCAGAAGATGAATATGGAATCTATTCTGTAATAGATGGGAAACAGCGAATTACTGCGATACATAAATTTCTTTCCGGGAACCTGAAATTGAAGAATTTAAATAAATTTCAAGAACTGGACGGTTTATATTTCTCAGACCTTCCGTTAAAATTGAGTAATGCTTTAAAGATTAGACCCTATTTACGCGTTGTTACACTTTTACGGCAATCAGACCCCGATTTAAAACATGAAGTATTTTTACGGTTAAATAAAGCGGGCGTACCTTTAAATTCTCAAGAAATTAGAAATGTCGCCTATAGAGGAAATTTCAATGATCTACTGTTTGAATTGTCCGAAGAAACATATCTAAAACAACAATTAAAGTCAACGCGTGAAAGCAAAAATTACAAAGAAATGATTGACGTACAATATGTCCTCAGATTCTTTACAATAAGGGAGTATTGGAAAAGCTTTCATGGAAATATGGATAAAGCAATGGATGAGTTCATGGCAAAAAATTATAAAAATGATCCATCGACCGTGGCAGCTCAAAAGAGAATTTTTAAGAATGCGTTGAAATTCTGCGAAACGATATGGGGAAATGAAGGATTTATGAAGCCTGATTCAAATAGACGAATCATGCAAGGTTTTTTCGACATACAAATGGTTTGCTGCACATTTTTAAACGAAGCCCAGTACAAAAAAGCCATGAAAAGCAGTGCAAAAGTTAAATCTGGATTAAAAAATCTTTTAAAAAATGACAAAGATTTCGAAGAATCAGTGTCACAGTTTACGTCAAATGCGAAAAATGTCCAAAAGAGAATTAGCACATTTATAAATGTTTTAAAGCAAATTTAA
- a CDS encoding conjugal transfer protein TraI — translation MAMRRVLILPITFCLALSLSAPVVSHAQQIPGIGSITGLVKRVIKAIDLKVQRLQNSTIALQNAQKALENTMSKLHLNEIAHWAQQQKDLYEKYFNELWQVKTLISGYHRVKEISQKQVALVNAYKRAWGLLQADQHFTPDELGYMGSVYSGILQRTLEDAGSLLSLISSFTTQMSDADRMQMVDRVAKSVDAHYNDLKRFNAENAVLSLQRSKDEKDAEIVRWMYGL, via the coding sequence ATGGCTATGAGAAGAGTTCTGATTTTACCGATAACTTTTTGTCTGGCACTGTCACTCAGTGCGCCGGTGGTAAGCCATGCGCAGCAGATTCCAGGCATCGGCAGTATCACCGGGCTGGTCAAACGGGTGATCAAGGCCATAGATCTTAAAGTACAGCGCCTGCAGAACAGTACGATCGCGTTGCAGAACGCGCAAAAGGCGCTGGAAAATACCATGTCCAAATTGCACTTAAATGAAATTGCCCATTGGGCGCAGCAGCAAAAGGATCTCTATGAAAAATACTTTAATGAGCTCTGGCAGGTAAAAACACTTATAAGCGGGTATCACCGGGTAAAAGAGATCTCTCAAAAGCAGGTAGCGCTTGTAAATGCTTATAAACGGGCCTGGGGGTTGTTGCAAGCGGATCAGCATTTTACCCCTGATGAGCTGGGCTATATGGGCAGCGTGTACAGCGGGATACTACAGCGAACGCTGGAAGATGCCGGCAGCCTGTTGAGCCTCATATCATCTTTTACCACGCAGATGAGTGATGCGGACCGGATGCAGATGGTGGACCGGGTGGCGAAAAGCGTCGACGCGCACTATAATGATCTCAAACGATTTAATGCTGAGAACGCGGTGCTATCGCTACAAAGGAGTAAGGACGAGAAGGATGCGGAGATCGTCAGGTGGATGTACGGGTTGTAA
- the traJ gene encoding conjugative transposon protein TraJ, translating to MVLGIAVPNLLLAQDGSSSLAGDIQGLHAVLDQLYNKMMPMCSQLIGVGRAIAAFAALWYIAQRVWRHIASAESVDFYPLLRPFVIGFAILVFPAVIAMINGVLKPTVTGTAGMVTGSDAAVAALLKQKEEAVKQTDAWQMYVGQAGDGDRDRWYQYTHPGEEPASEGMFEGIGNDIRFAMAKASYNFRNSVKEWMSEVLQVLFAAASLCINTIRTFNLIILAILGPLVFGLGVFDGFQHTIRHWLARYINVFLWLPVANIFGAVIGKIQENMLRIDLAQVQSSGDTFFSSTDMGYLIFMIIGIIGYFTVPSIAGHIMHVGGGDAIGSKATALAGGIAGGAVAGAMTGGAAGISVAGTAARNIAGATGHFDSGYHQGSSGGGVAAKAGRAYGRATHYMKNKLNGNP from the coding sequence ATGGTTCTGGGGATCGCTGTCCCCAATTTACTGCTGGCGCAGGACGGAAGCAGTTCCCTGGCTGGGGATATCCAGGGGCTGCACGCCGTCCTGGACCAGCTCTATAACAAGATGATGCCGATGTGCAGTCAGCTGATCGGGGTTGGCCGGGCCATCGCCGCTTTCGCGGCGCTCTGGTATATCGCGCAGCGGGTCTGGCGCCATATTGCCAGCGCGGAGTCGGTGGACTTCTATCCCCTTTTGCGCCCTTTCGTGATCGGCTTCGCGATCCTGGTATTCCCGGCGGTGATCGCCATGATCAACGGCGTACTGAAACCCACGGTCACCGGAACGGCAGGTATGGTAACGGGCAGTGACGCCGCGGTAGCGGCGCTTTTAAAACAAAAAGAAGAAGCAGTGAAACAAACCGATGCCTGGCAGATGTACGTCGGCCAGGCGGGTGATGGCGATAGGGACCGTTGGTATCAGTATACGCATCCGGGCGAAGAACCCGCCAGCGAGGGCATGTTTGAAGGGATCGGCAACGATATCCGCTTCGCGATGGCGAAGGCTTCTTATAATTTCAGGAACTCCGTCAAGGAATGGATGAGCGAAGTCCTGCAGGTGCTGTTCGCCGCAGCCTCCTTATGCATCAATACCATACGGACCTTTAATCTGATCATTCTGGCCATCCTGGGCCCCTTGGTATTCGGGCTCGGCGTTTTTGACGGCTTCCAGCATACGATCCGTCACTGGCTGGCCCGGTATATCAACGTGTTTTTATGGCTGCCGGTAGCCAATATTTTCGGGGCCGTGATCGGCAAGATCCAGGAAAACATGCTCAGGATCGACCTTGCGCAGGTGCAGTCATCAGGCGACACCTTTTTCAGCTCGACGGATATGGGCTATCTGATCTTTATGATCATCGGCATCATCGGCTATTTCACGGTGCCTTCCATCGCAGGTCATATCATGCATGTGGGCGGCGGAGACGCCATCGGCAGCAAGGCCACCGCGCTGGCAGGCGGTATCGCGGGTGGCGCCGTAGCGGGCGCCATGACCGGAGGAGCGGCGGGCATATCCGTCGCGGGTACAGCCGCCAGAAACATCGCCGGCGCTACCGGGCATTTTGACTCGGGTTATCACCAGGGATCTTCCGGCGGCGGTGTGGCGGCAAAAGCGGGCCGGGCTTACGGCCGGGCTACTCATTATATGAAAAACAAGCTAAACGGTAATCCATAA
- the traK gene encoding conjugative transposon protein TraK produces MKNIDSAFRYVRLFTIIIVIGSLLLDGVVFFKSYQLSASSQSKIYVLASGKAIEAFGSVRKDNLGVEARDHIKRFHEYFFTLAPDDDQIRMGIQKALYMADGSARNIYSSLQENNYYAQLISGNVSQEVMIDSVQLNLNAYPYYFRLYGSEKIVRPVSTTYRSLVTEGYLREVPRSDNNPHGLLIEKWSILENKDLKTVAR; encoded by the coding sequence ATGAAAAATATTGATAGCGCATTCAGGTATGTTCGGCTGTTTACAATCATCATCGTTATCGGCAGTTTGTTGCTGGACGGCGTTGTCTTTTTTAAAAGTTATCAGCTGTCGGCTTCCTCACAAAGTAAAATCTATGTACTGGCCAGCGGCAAGGCGATCGAAGCCTTCGGATCGGTCAGAAAAGACAATCTCGGCGTAGAAGCCAGAGATCATATCAAAAGGTTCCACGAATACTTCTTTACCCTCGCCCCGGATGACGATCAGATCAGGATGGGCATTCAAAAGGCGTTATACATGGCGGACGGCTCCGCCAGAAACATCTATAGTAGCCTTCAGGAGAACAATTATTACGCGCAGCTGATTTCCGGAAATGTCAGCCAGGAAGTGATGATCGACAGCGTGCAGCTGAATTTAAACGCCTATCCCTATTACTTCCGGCTATATGGGAGCGAGAAGATCGTGCGGCCAGTGAGTACTACTTACAGAAGTCTTGTAACGGAAGGGTATCTCAGAGAAGTACCCCGCAGTGACAATAATCCGCACGGGCTATTGATCGAAAAATGGAGCATTTTAGAAAACAAAGATTTAAAAACGGTCGCCAGATGA
- the traN gene encoding conjugative transposon protein TraN: MRKWILMTVISIFVSGGLFAQRVIAPTAVSPRCRVAVAVNKTSNIIFPYAIRSVDRGSEGVIAQVVKGFSNILQLKAGDTAFSETNLTVITSDGKFYSFLVAYAADPKVLNLSFRGQGEAYADGLALTDGHNEQALERDAAGILQAGNFLHKSIVSQGMRLRLAGIYLKDDLMWFRLRLTNYSEVAFDLDNTTFSAVDKKQAKRTARQEIRLSPVYSEVVESVEGGRYTDLILAFKPFTLSGAKRLKVRINDKTGGRHLILTLPSRKLLRARTLE, translated from the coding sequence ATGAGAAAATGGATTTTGATGACGGTGATCAGCATATTCGTAAGTGGCGGTTTATTCGCTCAGCGGGTAATAGCGCCTACGGCAGTGTCGCCGAGATGCCGGGTGGCGGTCGCGGTCAATAAGACCAGTAACATTATCTTCCCTTATGCCATACGAAGCGTGGACAGGGGAAGTGAGGGCGTGATCGCGCAAGTGGTTAAGGGATTCTCCAATATCCTGCAATTGAAGGCCGGGGATACGGCGTTTTCCGAGACCAATCTGACGGTGATTACTTCGGACGGTAAATTCTATTCTTTTCTGGTGGCCTACGCGGCAGACCCGAAGGTTCTGAACCTCTCTTTCAGAGGGCAAGGGGAAGCGTACGCGGACGGGCTGGCTCTCACGGACGGCCATAACGAGCAGGCGCTTGAAAGGGACGCGGCGGGGATACTCCAGGCCGGCAATTTTTTACATAAGAGCATCGTCAGTCAAGGCATGCGGCTCCGGCTCGCCGGCATTTACCTGAAAGATGACCTGATGTGGTTCAGGCTGCGGCTCACGAATTATTCCGAGGTGGCTTTTGACCTGGACAACACGACGTTTTCAGCGGTGGATAAGAAACAGGCGAAAAGAACCGCCAGGCAAGAAATACGACTTTCACCGGTGTATTCGGAAGTGGTCGAGTCGGTAGAAGGAGGCCGTTATACGGATCTGATCCTGGCATTTAAGCCATTTACGCTATCCGGGGCTAAGCGATTAAAAGTACGTATAAACGACAAAACGGGCGGCAGACATCTGATTTTAACCCTTCCGTCCAGAAAGCTGCTCAGGGCGAGGACGCTTGAGTAG
- a CDS encoding DUF4134 domain-containing protein, whose translation MRGRKGIVVMLLFISVSMMAEAQNGTAGIEQANTQVRSYFDVGCNLMYAIGAVLGLVGAIKVYQKWQHGHPDTGSTAAAWFGSCIFLVIVATVLKSFFGV comes from the coding sequence ATGAGGGGAAGGAAAGGAATTGTGGTGATGCTACTTTTTATCAGTGTATCTATGATGGCAGAGGCACAGAACGGAACGGCCGGCATCGAGCAGGCCAATACGCAGGTCAGAAGTTATTTTGACGTAGGCTGTAATCTGATGTATGCCATCGGTGCGGTACTCGGCCTTGTAGGCGCGATCAAAGTCTACCAGAAATGGCAGCATGGGCATCCGGATACCGGCTCCACGGCGGCAGCTTGGTTTGGGAGCTGCATTTTCCTCGTGATCGTAGCAACTGTTCTAAAATCTTTTTTCGGGGTCTAA
- a CDS encoding TerB family tellurite resistance protein yields MNKLKAQDQEVKQLLLDVEKLAQFKKILSDMKSAYTVVMRGYTTVRDISKGDFNLHKVFLDGLMAVSPVVRNYKKTADIVSMQLNTLREYKAAFNRFKASNMFQPDEVLYIGRVYNNLLDASLKNLSDLTTVVTAGRLRMSDAERLSVIDRLYDDSLDKLSFLRSFNNNTSVLALQRRRQLREVRTVEGLYGRSNP; encoded by the coding sequence ATGAACAAGCTCAAGGCTCAGGATCAGGAGGTAAAGCAGTTGCTGCTGGATGTGGAGAAGTTAGCGCAGTTTAAAAAGATCCTATCGGATATGAAGTCCGCCTATACGGTGGTGATGAGGGGGTATACGACGGTTCGGGATATTTCAAAAGGGGATTTTAACCTCCATAAGGTATTTCTGGACGGGCTGATGGCGGTGAGTCCGGTTGTCAGAAATTATAAGAAGACAGCGGATATTGTTTCCATGCAGCTCAATACCCTCCGGGAATATAAAGCCGCTTTTAACCGCTTTAAAGCAAGCAACATGTTTCAGCCGGATGAAGTCCTTTATATAGGTCGGGTCTATAATAATCTGCTGGATGCCAGCCTTAAAAACCTGAGTGACCTGACGACGGTCGTAACGGCCGGGCGACTCCGGATGTCAGACGCGGAAAGGCTTTCAGTCATCGACCGGCTCTATGATGACAGTTTGGATAAGCTCAGTTTTCTGAGATCCTTTAATAACAATACATCGGTGCTGGCGCTGCAAAGGCGAAGGCAGTTAAGGGAAGTGAGGACGGTGGAAGGACTGTATGGGCGTTCTAATCCATAG
- a CDS encoding helix-turn-helix domain-containing protein produces the protein MYEYKFEELPRAIGLLHEKVDHIEVLLGKLKPQQEKVPDLLTIAEAAALLGLAVPTIYAKVCHREIPFFKQGKRLYFSRRELLEWIQSGKKKTFKELKEEAEGYFKKRR, from the coding sequence ATGTATGAATACAAGTTCGAAGAGTTACCTCGTGCGATCGGCCTGTTGCACGAGAAGGTGGATCATATAGAGGTGCTGTTGGGAAAACTTAAACCCCAACAAGAGAAAGTCCCTGATCTGCTGACCATAGCGGAGGCGGCCGCTCTATTGGGTCTGGCAGTTCCTACGATATACGCCAAGGTCTGCCATAGAGAGATCCCCTTTTTCAAACAGGGCAAGCGGCTGTATTTTTCCAGGCGGGAGCTCCTGGAATGGATCCAGTCCGGTAAAAAGAAAACTTTCAAGGAGCTGAAAGAGGAGGCGGAAGGGTATTTTAAAAAGAGAAGGTGA
- the traM gene encoding conjugative transposon protein TraM translates to MIDKSNSSNKSGDIKDLKSIKKERQRKFLIVLPLVVIPFMTLLFWSTGIVGSVDAQSVKGAANRKSGFNFQLPVARQASDSNWNKMQYYEKADKDSERMRSLIRAAEASEVGETQDISGMAMPLDPKEKAIEEKIAAIHKRLQAPPTAMDDVNPENSSYANELPDPPPAEKAAALRRIRETARWAAGGSLPEEMAGAEALETASVDPELEKLDGMLTKVLDIQHPERVKKEIRQRSEQNKKLVYPVRKKERTVTVSLLNGHPEQKRSGGFYGLNGSDPTDSTSIRINTIPAEIPEEQVLVNGATVKLQLLSDVHIHGVPVAKNQPLYGVAALKGERLEILVHSIGYQGRILPVALSAYDLDGQQGLFIPGAISRDIAKRSAGQAVETLNFGAYGATLGAQAASAGIQAAGRLIGKKVQLVKVRVRSGYRLWLKDLNIKENE, encoded by the coding sequence ATGATAGACAAATCAAATAGTTCAAACAAATCAGGTGATATAAAAGATCTGAAGTCGATAAAAAAAGAGCGGCAAAGGAAATTTTTAATCGTGCTTCCGTTGGTCGTCATTCCTTTTATGACGCTACTATTCTGGTCAACCGGTATTGTAGGCAGCGTGGACGCGCAGAGCGTGAAGGGCGCTGCTAATAGAAAAAGCGGATTTAATTTTCAGCTACCTGTGGCGAGGCAGGCCAGTGACAGCAACTGGAATAAGATGCAGTATTACGAGAAGGCGGATAAGGATTCGGAGCGGATGCGGTCACTTATCAGAGCAGCTGAGGCTTCTGAGGTGGGTGAAACACAGGATATTTCGGGGATGGCCATGCCACTGGATCCAAAGGAAAAGGCAATCGAAGAGAAGATCGCAGCCATTCATAAACGCTTACAGGCACCTCCAACGGCTATGGATGACGTCAATCCTGAAAACTCTTCGTACGCCAATGAACTTCCAGATCCGCCGCCAGCGGAAAAGGCTGCGGCGCTCCGAAGAATCCGGGAGACGGCGCGATGGGCGGCGGGCGGCAGTTTGCCGGAAGAAATGGCTGGCGCAGAGGCTCTTGAAACGGCAAGTGTCGATCCCGAACTGGAAAAACTGGACGGGATGCTCACTAAAGTACTGGACATCCAACACCCGGAAAGGGTGAAGAAAGAAATACGGCAAAGGTCGGAGCAAAACAAAAAACTCGTGTACCCTGTCCGCAAAAAAGAACGTACCGTTACGGTGTCCTTATTGAACGGTCATCCGGAGCAAAAAAGAAGCGGCGGATTTTACGGGCTGAATGGCAGCGACCCGACGGACAGCACGTCTATTAGGATCAACACGATTCCGGCCGAAATCCCCGAGGAGCAGGTACTTGTCAACGGGGCTACAGTGAAGCTTCAGCTCCTGTCCGATGTCCATATCCATGGCGTCCCAGTAGCTAAAAATCAACCGCTCTATGGAGTTGCGGCGCTGAAAGGCGAAAGACTGGAGATTCTTGTCCATTCCATTGGATATCAGGGGCGGATCTTACCGGTGGCGCTCTCAGCCTATGATCTGGACGGACAACAAGGGCTGTTTATTCCAGGTGCGATTTCCAGAGATATCGCCAAGCGCTCAGCTGGTCAGGCGGTGGAGACGCTGAATTTCGGGGCTTACGGGGCCACGCTGGGTGCTCAGGCGGCGAGCGCGGGCATACAGGCGGCTGGACGGCTGATCGGAAAGAAGGTACAACTGGTGAAAGTACGGGTTCGAAGCGGCTACCGGCTATGGCTGAAAGACCTGAATATCAAGGAGAACGAATAG
- a CDS encoding DUF4133 domain-containing protein: protein MANSVYEINKGINQPLVFKGLKAQYIWYLGAGLVILLILFAVLYLIGLPTMVILAFIGTAGFFLFTKVYKLSKTYGQYGMMKKAGRRLLPRVIKCRSRRLFLNQ, encoded by the coding sequence ATGGCAAACAGTGTCTATGAAATCAATAAGGGGATCAATCAGCCGCTGGTCTTTAAAGGTCTGAAAGCGCAGTATATCTGGTACCTCGGCGCAGGCCTGGTCATCCTGCTCATTTTATTCGCAGTACTTTATCTGATCGGTCTCCCTACAATGGTAATCCTTGCCTTTATCGGCACCGCGGGCTTCTTTTTGTTTACAAAGGTCTATAAGCTCAGCAAGACCTATGGGCAGTACGGGATGATGAAAAAAGCGGGCAGGCGGTTACTGCCGAGGGTGATCAAATGCAGGAGCCGGCGGTTATTCCTAAATCAATAG
- a CDS encoding TraG family conjugative transposon ATPase, with protein MEKQLEDIYPIMEVAHDAIMSKQGDITLAYRVTLPEIFTMSDEEYETLHQAFVKAVKVLPKNSILHKQDWFVRESYEANFEKESAGFLSRASERFFHERPYLHHECFIFLTKMPDSRRPSSSVINSLTRPHLVPEETMSDSAIQSFEDAAGQFAHILSEAGIGIQRLKEGDILSTKKKPGIIERYLFLSSANAKRAILDIQLKEHLRIGAKHLQVYTLADAQDLPQLCGSRINYDKYSTDRTKFSVGFAASLGLLLPVNHIYNQYIILGDTAETIKKLEAKKLRLQSLAAYSRENAIARDAVNDFLNECVTDQSLPVKAHFNVIAWTENKAELKDIRNLVTTAMAGIDATAKEETVGAPQIFWAGIPGNAGDLPQNDSFDTFAAQASCFLNLETNYRDSISPVGVRLGDRLTGKPVHVDISDEPMKRGITTNRNKFILGPSGSGKSFLTNHLLRSYYEQEAHLVIVDVGHSYKGLSDMVGGYYFTYSETSPIRFNPFYIGKGDTLDTEKKESIKTLLLALWKKDDEAFTRSEYVALSNALKGYFEFIESTGTIFPCFNSFYEYLQTDFLEVLKKDKVKEKDFDIDNFLFVLKPFYTGGEFDFLLNASENLDLLEQRFIVFELDNIKDHTILFPVVTLIIMETFISKMRKLKGIRKIILIEEAWKAIAREGMAEYIKYLFKTVRKFYGEAWVVTQEVEDIISSPIVKQAIINNSDCKILLDQSKYQNKFEQIQELLGLTEKEKALVLSVNKANDPSRKYKEVFISLGGMLSKVYRTEVSQDEYYAYTTEESEKVRMQGYTAKYGSIEKGIRAMVEAEENK; from the coding sequence GTGGAAAAACAACTGGAAGATATCTATCCGATCATGGAAGTAGCCCATGACGCCATTATGAGTAAGCAGGGTGATATTACGCTCGCTTACCGGGTCACCCTCCCGGAGATCTTCACCATGTCTGACGAAGAGTATGAAACGCTGCATCAGGCTTTTGTCAAAGCCGTCAAGGTGCTGCCGAAAAACAGCATTCTTCATAAGCAGGACTGGTTCGTTAGGGAAAGCTACGAGGCCAATTTTGAAAAAGAAAGCGCCGGTTTTCTCTCCCGCGCCAGTGAGCGTTTCTTTCATGAGCGACCTTATCTGCATCACGAGTGTTTTATATTTCTCACCAAAATGCCGGACAGCCGCCGTCCGTCCAGCTCAGTGATCAACAGCCTTACCCGGCCGCACCTGGTACCGGAAGAAACAATGAGCGATTCAGCGATTCAAAGCTTTGAAGACGCCGCGGGTCAGTTTGCACATATTCTCTCTGAAGCCGGCATCGGCATACAGCGACTTAAAGAAGGGGACATTTTGAGCACTAAAAAAAAGCCGGGTATTATTGAACGGTATCTGTTCCTTTCTTCCGCAAATGCTAAGAGAGCCATTCTGGATATTCAGCTGAAAGAGCATTTAAGAATCGGGGCTAAGCACTTGCAAGTTTATACCTTGGCGGACGCGCAGGATCTACCGCAGTTATGTGGCAGCAGGATCAATTACGATAAATACTCCACAGACAGAACTAAGTTTTCCGTCGGCTTTGCGGCGTCGCTCGGATTACTGCTGCCTGTAAACCATATCTATAATCAATATATCATCCTTGGCGATACGGCGGAGACCATCAAGAAACTGGAAGCAAAGAAGCTACGACTGCAGTCCCTTGCTGCCTATTCCAGAGAGAACGCCATTGCCCGGGATGCGGTGAATGATTTTCTAAATGAATGTGTCACCGATCAAAGTTTGCCGGTAAAGGCGCATTTTAATGTAATAGCCTGGACAGAAAATAAGGCTGAGCTGAAAGATATCCGCAATCTGGTGACGACCGCTATGGCGGGCATCGACGCCACGGCCAAAGAAGAAACCGTAGGTGCGCCGCAGATATTCTGGGCCGGGATACCCGGGAATGCAGGCGATCTGCCACAAAACGATAGTTTTGACACCTTTGCTGCGCAGGCCTCATGCTTTTTGAACCTGGAAACCAATTACAGGGACAGTATCAGCCCCGTGGGTGTCCGGTTGGGAGATCGGCTTACGGGAAAGCCTGTGCACGTTGATATTTCCGATGAGCCGATGAAGCGGGGCATTACCACCAACCGCAACAAATTTATCCTGGGTCCCAGCGGATCGGGCAAATCCTTTCTCACCAACCATTTACTGAGAAGCTATTATGAACAGGAGGCGCATTTAGTCATCGTGGATGTGGGACATAGTTATAAAGGACTATCGGACATGGTGGGCGGTTATTATTTTACCTACTCAGAGACAAGTCCGATCCGGTTCAATCCCTTTTATATTGGCAAAGGAGACACACTAGATACCGAAAAAAAGGAAAGCATCAAGACTTTGCTATTGGCTCTATGGAAAAAAGATGACGAGGCGTTTACCAGGAGTGAATATGTGGCGCTCTCCAACGCTCTCAAGGGCTATTTTGAATTCATAGAAAGCACCGGAACGATCTTTCCCTGCTTCAATAGTTTTTATGAATACCTGCAGACGGATTTTTTGGAGGTACTGAAAAAAGATAAGGTCAAGGAAAAAGATTTTGATATCGATAATTTCTTATTCGTGCTGAAGCCTTTTTATACAGGCGGGGAGTTTGACTTCTTGCTTAATGCGAGCGAGAATCTGGATCTCTTGGAGCAGCGGTTTATTGTCTTTGAGCTGGATAATATCAAGGACCATACGATCCTGTTTCCGGTCGTCACGCTGATTATTATGGAGACCTTCATCTCCAAGATGCGCAAGCTAAAGGGCATCCGTAAGATTATTCTGATCGAGGAGGCCTGGAAGGCGATTGCCAGGGAAGGCATGGCGGAATATATCAAGTATCTGTTTAAGACCGTCCGGAAATTCTATGGCGAGGCCTGGGTGGTGACCCAGGAAGTGGAGGATATTATCTCCTCCCCCATTGTCAAGCAGGCGATCATCAATAATTCGGACTGCAAGATCCTGCTGGATCAGTCAAAATACCAGAACAAGTTTGAGCAGATCCAGGAGCTCTTGGGATTGACGGAAAAAGAGAAGGCGCTGGTATTGTCGGTCAATAAAGCCAATGATCCCAGTCGTAAATACAAGGAAGTATTTATATCGCTCGGTGGAATGTTATCCAAAGTCTATAGGACGGAAGTGAGTCAGGACGAGTATTATGCCTATACGACAGAGGAATCGGAGAAAGTCCGGATGCAGGGGTATACCGCCAAATACGGCAGTATTGAAAAGGGTATCCGGGCCATGGTGGAGGCGGAAGAGAATAAGTAA